The DNA window ACATTTATTCCAACTTTAAAACAGCCTGTTTTAGGAATTTGTTTGGGAATGCAGTTGATGTGTAAAAATAATGAGGAAGGAGATACAGTTGGAATGGGAATTTTTGATATTAATGTAAAGAAATTTCCACCAAGAGAAATTGTACCTCACATGGGATGGAATGGTATTACAGATTTGAGATCTGCTGTTTTTTCAGATTTTGAAAAAGAGAAGGATGTCTATTTTGTTCATAGCTATTACTGTGAGCTATCCGAATATACCACTTCGAGATGTAACTATATTTTACCTTTCAGTGCATCACTGCAAAAGGATAACTTCTTTGCTATGCAGTTTCACCCTGAAAAGTCTGGGAGAACAGGTGCTCAATTGCTTGAAAACTTTTTAAAACTGTAAGTATGAGAATAATTCCTGCTATAGATATTATTGATGGAAAATGTGTGCGACTTTCCAAGGGAGATTATAGCACTAAAAAGATTTATAATGAAAACCCTGTGGAAATGGCTAAAGAATTTGAAGATTTTGGAATTCAATTTCTTCATTTAGTCGATCTCGATGGTGCTAAATCCAAACATATAGTGAACCACAAAGTATTAGAATCAATTTCCAGAGAAACATCATTGCAGATCGATTTTGGAGGTGGGCTAAAAACTCTGAAAGATATTGAAACAGCTTTCGATGCCGGTGCCAATCAAATAACAATTGGAAGTATTGCCGTTCAGGATCCTGAATTTTGTTATGATTTAATTAAAAAATATGGAA is part of the Chryseobacterium paludis genome and encodes:
- the hisA gene encoding 1-(5-phosphoribosyl)-5-[(5-phosphoribosylamino)methylideneamino]imidazole-4-carboxamide isomerase gives rise to the protein MRIIPAIDIIDGKCVRLSKGDYSTKKIYNENPVEMAKEFEDFGIQFLHLVDLDGAKSKHIVNHKVLESISRETSLQIDFGGGLKTLKDIETAFDAGANQITIGSIAVQDPEFCYDLIKKYGIGKIILGADCENRKIKTSGWLTESNKDVIDFILQYRKKGIEQVICTDISKDGMLEGPSMDLYKEILDNVSIQLVASGGISGMMDVYNMREIGCSGTIIGKAIYEGKITLKELQNFIENA
- the hisH gene encoding imidazole glycerol phosphate synthase subunit HisH; this translates as MIAIIKYNGGNVQSVQNSLSRLNKESVITDDFELIEKADKVIFPGVGEASSTMKLLKGKGLDTFIPTLKQPVLGICLGMQLMCKNNEEGDTVGMGIFDINVKKFPPREIVPHMGWNGITDLRSAVFSDFEKEKDVYFVHSYYCELSEYTTSRCNYILPFSASLQKDNFFAMQFHPEKSGRTGAQLLENFLKL